Proteins from a genomic interval of Colletotrichum higginsianum IMI 349063 chromosome 6, whole genome shotgun sequence:
- a CDS encoding Unsaturated glucuronyl hydrolase, producing MAEIEAEPFQVDVDTTPSSRASISARRHNSMSSDPPTSTPGDRSLEVSSETSWSDAAVETEDWPAFDPVLPLSSYLSELYEENITAKICRTATKSLQENVSFASSEVRKTPIAYPEIVPQEGPDAGQYEFRDADFWTCGFFPGTLYALLERGVKHPQTMRLSDAGPELQTASLRAHLRDLCNTWADPLHGMAGRTDTHDIGFIIMPALQRDWELTGNQRSFDSIVRAARSLATRYIPSAGAIRSWDCLLKKDITVTDQTTNCLAIIDSLCNLDLLFYAAAHTGDVTLADMATTHARTLLHTHLRPEPTNTLAKDGYRGQHYSTCHVANIDPATGDLKWRWTAQGYANDSTWARGQAWAVLGYAQTYLWTKDRVFLEAACGVAEYFLYRLDTAPSCVDIPVADEEGRRGSGLYHGLPKKTVGRRVPLWDFDAPIQDQSDPLRDSSAGVIAANGMLLLSQALRGVQQHALGRRFYQASIEIVRDTLDHSLAVEKARFARDGDSGGGILVEEVAAAGRTFGGILKHGTANNNENARRRYCNHGLVYGDYYLVEFGNRLLNMGLA from the coding sequence ATGGCAGAAATAGAAGCCGAACCATTTCAAGTCGACGTGGATACAACACCTTCGTCCAGAGCCAGCATTTCCGCCCGCCGTCACAACAGCATGTCATCCGATCCACCAACCTCGACACCGGGTGATAGATCGCTGGAAGTCAGCAGCGAGACGTCTTGGTCCGATGCGGCCGTTGAGACCGAAGACTGGCCGGCCTTCGATCCGGTGCTCCCTCTTTCATCCTATCTCTCGGAGCTTTACGAGGAGAACATTACAGCCAAGATCTGCCGCACCGCGACGAAATCACTCCAGGAGAACGTCTCGTTCGCCTCGAGCGAGGTGCGAAAGACGCCCATCGCCTACCCGGAAATCGTGCCTCAGGAGGGCCCCGACGCTGGGCAGTACGAGTTCCGCGACGCCGACTTCTGGACCTGCGGCTTCTTCCCCGGGACGCTCTACGCCCTGCTGGAGCGAGGCGTTAAACACCCGCAGACGATGCGGCTCTCGGACGCCGGCCCGGAGCTCCAGACGGCCAGTCTCCGCGCGCATTTGCGGGACTTATGCAATACCTGGGCCGACCCCTTGCACGGTATGGCCGGTAGGACCGACACCCACGACATCGGGTTCATCATCATGCCGGCCCTGCAGCGGGACTGGGAGTTGACCGGCAACCAGAGGAGCTTCGATTCCATCGTCCGCGCGGCCCGCAGCCTGGCCACCCGCTACATCCCttccgccggcgccatccgCAGCTGGGACTGCCTTCTGAAGAAGGACATCACCGTGACGGACCAGACCACCAACTGCctggccatcatcgacagcCTCTGCAACCTGGACCTGCTGTTCTACGCCGCCGCGCACACGGGGGACGTGACCCTCGCGGACATGGCCACCACCCACGCCCGCACGCTTCTGCACACGCACCTCCGGCCGGAGCCCACGAATACGCTCGCCAAGGACGGGTACAGGGGCCAGCACTACTCGACGTGCCACGTCGCCAACATCGACCCGGCCACGGGGGACCTCAAATGGCGCTGGACGGCGCAGGGCTACGCCAACGACTCGACGTGGGCCCGGGGCCAGGCGTGGGCGGTCCTGGGGTACGCGCAGACCTACCTCTGGACGAAGGACCGGGTGTTCCTCGAAGCTGCCTGCGGAGTCGCCGAGTACTTCCTGTACAGGCTCGACACGGCACCATCGTGCGTCGATATCCCGGTTGCGGACGAAGAGGGGCGGCGGGGTTCCGGCCTGTATCACGGCCTGCCGAAGAAGACCGTGGGACGCCGAGTGCCGCTGTGGGATTTTGACGCTCCCATCCAGGACCAGTCGGACCCCCTGAGAGACTCTTCGGCCGGGGTGATTGCGGCCAACGGCATGCTGCTGCTCTCGCAGGCCCTGAGGGGCGTCCAACAGCACGCACTAGGGCGTAGGTTCTACCAAGCCTCCATCGAGATTGTTAGGGACACGCTGGACCACTCCCTCGCCGTTGAAAAGGCGCGGTTCGCGAGGGACGGGGATTCCGGCGGTggcatcctcgtcgaggaggtcgccgccgcggggaGGACCTTTGGCGGCATCCTGAAGCACGGcaccgccaacaacaacgagAACGCGAGGCGGAGGTACTGCAACCACGGCCTCGTGTACGGGGACTACTACCTCGTGGAGTTCGGGAACAGGCTCTTGAACATGGGTCTGGCGTAG
- a CDS encoding Secreted protein: protein MVRSALLLTVTAALGLGHLASAQNSTADPWPWQTYRSEPALQPPSLKITQTGEVAEGHLFFDQSGSGAHNYSVFIMSNDNELIWEGPYGDVSAWRAQTLDGEPVLTMYTGITMPEPYGFGYGAVFIYDQTYRNIYNVTLARHKDGLNLQTFAGWDASGLADGSWIDMHEDLITPRGTMYVPANNVTQADLTSVGGPADGWVVDSLFFEMDIKTNEILFRWSHLDHLDEIPLADSAAVYPLGDLGRNQTYPWGPFHINSIERFADGGFLVSSRYYCSIFKIAQDGSVEWTLNGRTGGSFALKNGLSFCYQHDARIHSEGNGTALISLFNNDNSGVASGVNETSGILLTVNTATWEAALQRELIDPSDAIFAVSQGNVQVLDDGSGHVVVGYGSTPKIKEFDAAGECVFTAQFGADRLVQSYRGHRYPWVGRPHYAPKAFACGAGNNRTEVYMSWNGATENERWTVFGGASEDVLEEKAAVDKTGFETKASFAGSARFVRVESSGKGIETGMSEVVAVEGQC, encoded by the exons ATGGTTCGCtctgccctcctcctcaccgTCACGgccgcccttggcctcggccatctgGCCTCGGCGCAGAACAGCACCGCAGACCCCTGGCCATGGCAGACCTACCGCTCCGAGCCCGCGCTGCAGCCCCCGTCTCTCAAGATCACGCAGACCGGTGAGGTTGCGGAAGGTCACCTGTTTTTCGACCAgtccggctccggcgcccACAACTACTCCGTTTTCATCATGAGCAACGACAACGAGCTCATCTGGGAGGGCCCCTATGGCGACGTCTCGGCCTGGCGCGCCCAGACCCTGGACGGGGAGCCGGTGCTGACCATGTACACGGGCATCACGATGCCGGAGCCCTACGGCTTCGGCTacggcgccgtcttcatctACGACCAGACCTACAGGAACATCTACAACGTCACCCTTGCCAGGCACAAGGATGGCCTTAACCTGCAGACCTTCGCGGGCTGGGACGCGTCCGGCCTCGCGGACGGCAGCTGGATCGACATGCACGAGGACCTGATCACGCCCCGCGGCACCATGTACGTCCCGGCCAACAACGTCACGCAGGCCGACCTGACCTCCGTCGGCGGCCCCGCGGACGGCTGGGTCGTCGActccctcttcttcgagATGGACATCAAGACGAACGAGATCCTCTTCCGGTGGAGCCACCTGGATcacctcgacgagatccCCCTGGCCGACTCTGCCGCGGTCTACCCCCTGGGGGATCTCGGACGTAACCAGACCTACCCTTGGGGCCCGTTCCACATCAACTCGATCGAACGGTTTGCCGATGGCGGCTTCCTGGTGTCCTCGCGGTACTACTGCTCCATCTTCAAGATTGCTCAGGACGGGTCTGTCGAGTGGACTCTGAAC GGTCGCACCGGTGGTTCTTTCGCCCTCAAGAATGGTCTGTCCTTCTGCTATCAGCACGATGCCCGCATCCACTCGGAGGGCAATGGCACTGCCTTGATCTCGCTGttcaacaacgacaacagcgGCGTTGCTTCTGG TGTCAACGAGACCTCGGGCATTCTGTTGACGGTCAACACGGCCACCTGGGAGGCCGCCCTACAGCGGGAGCTCATCGACCCGTCGGACGCCATCTTCGCCGTCTCCCAGGGCAACGtgcaggtcctcgacgacggcagcggccaCGTGGTCGTCGGCTACGGCAGCACgcccaagatcaaggagtTCGACGCCGCGGGCGAGTGCGTCTTCACGGCGCAGTTCGGCGCCGACAGGCTCGTGCAGAGCTACCGCGGCCATCGGTACCCGTGGGTCGGCAGGCCGCACTACGCGCCCAAGGCGTTCGcctgcggcgccggcaacaaCCGGACCGAGGTCTACATGAGCTGGAACGGCGCGACGGAGAACGAGAGGTGGACCGTGTTCGGCGGCGCCTCCGAGGACGTgttggaggagaaggcggcggtcGACAAGACGGGCTTCGAGACCAAGGCCTCTTTTGCCGGGTCTGCTCGGTTTGTTCGCGTCGAGAGCAGCGGCAAGGGCATCGAGACCGGCATGTCCGaggttgttgctgttgaggGTCAGTGTTAG
- a CDS encoding putative Vitamin H transporter: MVPLRLAERLKATGYDDKIEPVQDLGGKTIVRVNDTEVVVSSATQKPNRSLWVAWMYIFDWYPSHYSKEEKHLVKKLDRVLLTLCCLCFYIKWLDQSALNTAYWSGMREELKIKGNEYSLFGTFYNIGYMIFEIPSMMIISRPQFARYYVPTMETLWSILTFTQCTLSSVSQIYGTRFLLGFLETPAATGSIYLLTSWYRADEVFKRAGVWYVSSNAGAMISGYLQAAVHVGLNGTHGMSGWRWLFIIDGCISICIAIAGFFLYPGLPTTQPRVWWLTEEERLLAVARMQSQGTKQSSKIGKRMLKRVFTHWHFYVAVLTYVFFQCTSYVSGQMQAWLKKEADMNGTYSIVEINLIPTGVQGVAIVAGVLVTSLVMIYPLWAIFSGVTAVLLFANVCLRVWNIPLGLHFTCYYLLGLTSCMTPIIYPFVNLIMKDDNEARSFTTGAMMTIGWAFFSFYPITVFPILEAPEWKKGYSVNIAFIVAYWTIFMIGQYLWRREEQTKKFDINQHGNSDADEFVKPEAIEVEIDDEKMKKETKA; encoded by the exons ATGGTCCCTCTCCGCTTGGCAGAACGCCTGAAGGCCACCGGCTACGACGACAAGATCGAGCCAGTTCAAGACCTGGGCGGCAAAACTATCGTCAGAGTCAACGACACGGAGGTTGTCGTCAGCTCCGCAACGCAAAAGCCAAACCGCTCCCTGTGGGTGGCATGGATGTACATCTTTGAC TGGTACCCGAGCCATTACtccaaggaggagaagcatCTCGTCAAAAAGCTGGACCGTGTCTTGCTTACGCTGTGCTGCCTGTGCTTCTACATCAAGTGGCTCGACCAGAGTGCCTTGAACACTGCGTACTGGTCCGGTATGAGGGAGGAGTTGAAGATCAAGGGCAATGA GTACTCCCTCTTCGGCACCTTCTACAACATCGGCTACATGATCTTCGAGATCCCCAGCATGATGATCATTTCGCGTCCCCAGTTCGCCCGCTACTATGTTCCGACGATGGAAACGCTTTGGTCCATCTTGACTTTCACACAGTGTACACTCTCCAGCGTCTCTCAGATCTACGGTACCCGCTTTTTGCTCGGGTTTCTCGAGACACCGGCAGCGACGGGGTCCATTTACCTGCTCACGTCTTGGTACCGCGCCGACGAAGTCTTCAAGCGCGCCGGCGTCTGGTATGTCTCTAGCAATGCTGGTGCCATGATTTCAGGTTATTTGCAGGCCGCTGTACACGTTGGTTTGAACGGAACGCACGGCATGTCTGGCTGGAGGTGGTTGTTCATCATAGACGGCTGCATCAGCATCTGTATTGCCATCGCCGGATTCTTCCTGTATCCCGGCCTCCCGACCACACAACCCAGAGTCTGGTGGTTGACGGAAGAGGAACGCCTACTCGCAGTCGCCAGAATGCAGAGTCAAGGCACCAAGCAGAGCTCCAAGATCGGGAAGCGCATGCTGAAGCGGGTCTTCACACACTGGCACTTTTACGTCGCTGTCCTTACATACGTCTTCTTCCAGTGTACTTCGTATGTATCAGGGCAGATGCAAGCGTggctcaagaaggaggcggacATGAACGGAACTTACAGCATTGTTGAGATCAATCTCATCCCCACTGGCGTCCAGGGGGTGGCCATTGTCGCTGGCGTGCTGGTCACCAGTCTCGTCATGATCTACCCATTGTGGGCGATCTTCTCCGGCGTCACGGCAGTGCTTCTTTTCGCCAACGTCTGCCTACGCGTTTGGAACATTCCACTTGGTCTTCACT TCACATGTTACTACCTCCTCGGTCTCACCTCCTGCA TGACACCCATTATCTACCCATTTGTAAACCTGATCATGAAAGACGACAATGAGGCACGCAGCTTTACCACTGGTGCCATGATGACCATCGGCTGGGCCTTTTTCAGCTTCTATCCCATCACCGTTTTCCCCATTCTAGAAG CACCCGAATGGAAGAAGGGATATTCTGTGAATATCGCGTTCATCGTTGCTTACTGGACAATCTTCATGATCGGGCAATATCTCTGGCGCCGGGAGGAGCAGACCAAGAAGTTCGACATCAACCAACATGGGAACTCCGATGCGGACGAGTTTGTCAAGCCGGAGGCAATCGAAGTAGAGATTGATGatgagaagatgaagaaggaaaCAAAAGCCTAA
- a CDS encoding FAD binding domain-containing protein: MHTSGPQILAAALTAAVGVNGHTLWSRQDADYQALVASLSSTAKVFYAGSDDFNNITTRWSNLEMPTVNVVVRPTTENDVVETVKFANKKGLPFLATNSAHGAITTLGKMKSGILLSLDELTGVEIAADGQTVTVAGGTKSHVLSHALWDAGKQAVTGACECVSYLGPGLGGGHGFLQGRHGLIGDQFRSMNVVLANGTLVTINEAATPDLWWAMNGAGHNFGIVTSVTSQIYDVEHPDWALELMNFSGDLVEELYEVTNNEILKNGTQPVDLINWSYWMMSPDLDAEKPIVQILLMQEGVTAVDPAYTAPFHALGPLSNSSESGVYTDLAKFVGVRTTDGPCQNTGANNPRFPIYLETYNTTAQKLAFDFFADSIVTNPALSASLVTFDDYPMQGVKAKAGDSSAYGHRAQNVLVGPLLQYMPGDAALDEEVARLGNEFRQILHQGTGRDFVPAYLNYAFGNEGPEQWYGHEEWRMTRLREVKAAYDPNGLFSFYGPIA, translated from the exons ATGCATACCAGCGGCCCGCAAATTCTCGCTGCGGCGTTgactgctgctgttggtgtAAATGGCCACACTCTTTGGTCCCGGCAGGACGCCGACTACCAAGCCCTTGTCGCATCGCTTTCGAGCACCGCCAAGGTGTTCTATGCGGGATCCGACGACTTCAACAACATCACGACGCGGTGGTCAAACTTGGAGATGCCGACGGTGAACGTGGTCGTGAGGCCTACCACCGAAAACGATGTTGTCGAGACG GTCAAGTTTGCCAACAAGAAAGGCCTCCCCTTCCTGGCCACAAACAGCGCCCATGGCGCCATCACCACTCTGGGCAAGATGAAGAGCGGCATCCTGTTATCCCTCGATGAGCTCACGGGTGTGGAAATTGCCGCAGATGGCCAGACGGTGACAGTGGCCGGCGGAACCAAGTCGCATGTTCTCTCTCACGCGCTTTGGGATGCCGGCAAGCAGGCAG TCACTGGTGCATGTGAATGCGTCTCGTATCTCGGACCCGGCCTTGGTGGCGGCCACGGATTCCTCCAGGGCCGCCACGGGCTGATTGGCGACCAGTTCCGTTCCATGAACGTTGTGctcgccaacggcacccTCGTGACGATCAACGAGGCCGCGACCCCGGACCTGTGGTGGGCCATGAACGGCGCGGGCCACAACTTTGGAATCGTCACCAGCGTCACGTCCCAGATCTACGACGTCGAACATCCAGACTGGGCGCTCGAGCTGATGAACTTCAGCGGCGACTTGGTGGAGGAATTGTACGAGGTGACGAACAACGAGATATTGAAGAACGGGACGCAGCCGGTGGATTTGATCAACTGGAGTTATTGGATGATGAGCCCGGATCTTGATGCCGAGAAA CCCATTGTTCAAATCCTCCTCATGCAAGAAGGCGTCACCGCCGTCGATCCGGCCTACACCGCCCCATTCCACGCCCTCGGGCCCCTCTCCAACTCGTCGGAATCTGGCGTATACACCGACCTCGCCAAGTTCGTCGGCGTCCGGACCACCGACGGCCCGTGCCAAAACACCGGCGCCAACAACCCGCGCTTCCCCATCTACCTCGAGACCTacaacaccaccgcccaGAAGCTCGCCTTTGATTTCTTCGCCGACAGCATCGTGACCAACCCGGCGCTCAGTGCCTCGTTGGTCACCTTTGATGACTATCCCATGCAAGgggtcaaggccaaggcagGCGATTCGAGTGCCTATGGGCACCGCGCTCAGAATGTGCTGGTCGGGCCGTTGTTGCAGTACATGCCCGGGGACGCGGcgctggacgaggaggttgCGAGGCTGGGGAACGAGTTCCGCCAGATTCTCCACCAAGGCACGGGTCGTGATTTCGTTCCCGCGTATCTGAACTACGCGTTTGGAAATGAGGGGCCGGAGCAGTGGTATGGGCACGAGGAGTGGCGGATGACCCGCCTGCGGGAAGTGAAGGCGGCGTATGATCCCAATGGCTTGTTTAGCTTTTATGGACCTATTGCTTAG
- a CDS encoding X-Pro dipeptidyl-peptidase: MTAEHLASRPHLAVIKDPDGDWIHLHAAKQHEPAAANLESMTERIVRITEDERDLTDFYNIKCSPTRSRRLEKFYNDELESLFKAPFDTFSQEDKVDFLLLRNYLRRNIRVLLLDRKRDGQVAPVLPFAQALVDICEARQNMAPIDSKKTAMIINETVKRIATTTRAIQANEIQAADSTFSRAMSTIDQLRGHVDEFYGFYAPYDPLFPWWCSVPKQQLDDALGGLRGAIDARLTQKNGSGSIRAAVEPIGRDGLLNELEAEMIPYTPEELLKLAREQYDWCEREMKKASRSIRRDRVSAVPAAAEGHGTGDTSCLEEADNGFGDDWKAAMEYVKNSYVEPGQQPQMVRRLALEGIAFVKKHDLVTVPEVAETWRMFMISAEQQKESPFFLGGPSFWVSYPTPAMDHDLKMMVMRGNNPHFSRATAFHELIPGHRLQLFMGRRHRPHRELFSTPFFVEGWAMYWEYVFWNRGDFFVSAEDKIGTLFWRMHRCARIIFSLKYHLGEMTPQQCVDMLVDWVGHERSNAEGEVTRSFGGDYSPLYQAGYMLGALQMHGLREEVLTKGVMGEKELHDRILRANTMPIELLRALLLNQSLSPEQTSKWRFYD; the protein is encoded by the exons ATGACCGCAGAACACCTTGCATCAAGGCCTCATCTGGCAGTGATCAAAGACCCAGACGGCGACTGGATCCATCTCCATGCCGCCAAACAGCATGAACCTGCCGCAGCCAACCTCGAGTCCATGACGGAACGCATTGTACGAATCACCGAGGATGAAAGGGATCTCACGGATTTCTACAACATCAAATGTTCCCCTACGAGGTCTCGGCGTCTCGAGAAGTTCTACAACGATGAGCTCGAGAGCTTGTTCAAGGCGCCGTTCGACACGTTCAGCCAGGAAGACAAGGTCGACTTTTTGCTGCTTCGCAACTATCTCAGACGGAACATCCGTGTCCTGCTCCTGGATCGAAAGCGAGACGGCCAAGTGGCACCCGTGCTGCCTTTTgcccaggccctcgtcgATATTTGTGAGGCTCGCCAGAACATGGCCCCAATCGACAGCAAGAAAACGGCCATGATTATCAACGAGACGGTCAAGAGAatagcgacgacgacaagggccATCCAAGCCAATGAGATCCAAGCAGCCGACTCGACCTTCTCACGGGCCATGAGCACCATCGACCAGCTGCGAGGCCACGTCGACGAGTTCTACGGCTTCTACGCCCCGTACGACCCCCTGTTCCCCTGGTGGTGCTCGGTGCccaagcagcagctcgacgatgcgctAGGCGGCTTGAGGGGGGCCATCGACGCCCGCCTCACCCAGAAGAACGGGTCCGGGTCCATCCGCGCCGCGGTCGAGCCGATCGGGAGGGACGGTCTCCTCaacgagctcgaggcggagATGATCCCCTACACGCCCGAGGAGCTCCTGAAGCTGGCGAGGGAGCAGTACGATTGGTGCGAGCGGGAGATGAAAAAAGCGTCGCGAAGCATTCGTCGCGACAGAGTGAGCGCCGTtccagcggcggcagagggaCATGGGACTGGCGATACATCGTG cctcgaagaagccgatAACGGCTTTGGCGATGACTGGAAGGCCGCCATGGAATACGTCAAAAACAGCTACGTGGAGCCGGGGCAGCAGCCGCAGATGGTGCGGCGgctggccctcgagggcATCGCCTTCGTCAAGAAGCACGACCTGGTCACGGTGCCCGAGGTGGCCGAGACTTGGCGTATGTTCATGATCTCGGCGGAGCAGCAGAAGGAGTcacccttcttcctcggcggaCCGTCCTTCTGGGTCTCGTACCCGACGCCGGCCATGGACCACGATCtcaagatgatggtgatgcGCGGCAACAACCCTCACTTCTCGCGCGCCACGGCCTTCCACGAGCTCATCCCGGGCCACCGGCTCCAGCTGTTCATGGGGAGGCGCCACCGCCCCCACCGCGAGCTGTTCTCGAcgcccttcttcgtcgagggCTGGGCCATGTACTGGGAGTACGTCTTCTGGAACCGGGGCGACTTCTTCGTCAGCGCCGAGGACAAGATCGGCACGCTGTTCTGGCGCATGCACCGGTGCGCGAGGATCATCTTCTCGCTCAAGTACCACCTGGGCGAGATGACGCCCCAGCAGTGCGTCGACATGCTGGTCGACTGGGTCGGACACGAGAGGTCcaacgccgagggcgaggtcaCCCGGTCGTTCGGCGGCGACTACTCCCCCCTGTACCAGGCCGGCTACATGCTGGGCGCGTTACAGATGCACGGCTTGCGGGAGGAGGTGTTGACGAAGGGTGTCAtgggcgagaaggagctTCACGACAGGATCCTCAGGGCCAACACGATGCCCATCGAGCTGCTCCGCGCGCTGCTCCTGAACCAGAGTCTCAGCCCGGAGCAGACCTCCAAGTGGAGGTTCTACGACTGA
- a CDS encoding C6 transcription factor: MDNGSELSHHGEAADGGVLDDSGGASEAAAAALACNCCRRRKLRCSREVPTCQHCRKTGSECVYQKQKSKPGMKAGAIENLHRRLDALERAVHQQGRTNNTTRERSGHPEAEHSPGQEDSPDTNGGLEKNAYNIMAFFAKELQKFNSSNNTLADDERRQQREAPEQQPTRAKRRRINDGEPSVVAGSIPALPDAETIQVVLRAYFSHVHQWIPMIHEARFRRRLEHSSEADALDVVLHAMILSASRYIDDEDVASSLFGSVQQRDAVRDWVVSNAMRNLSVESHQALIIVAFNDIGSGEAAKAWSLAGSLTRTVEYLQLTVELDDAERPSLSQPFVSLAPPGSWTEAEERRRVFWNVFKLDRFISVTMGWNTSLTSDDVRRRLPCDGILWRKEDKVATPYFGIWDKAAGRIGNPIAFIPSHYAPPVSSQTVATTAAAASLTAAAAEEENRTPSEAATSPGAASASVDMSTVGAFAYSLEATESLSRVTSYFLQQKINMRDQRDISSWLTRFKELDLRLVHWKMLLPLKWQANTARQSTRMDPNLTLAHLTHNASMILLHQLIAFPPAEWPFRARLPSVLSADTCQAAAVEIAIITENYLKHAPRAAPVSSQFAFCVYVAARVLLLRWRHEHEHEHGPGGGPAPEFWSLVRILDQMASQWAGPHSLEPSRNNLAGKYSIKLAEMHARCWEDPSFTINVLGYTTEIDHTATFRSSQVYPPAREKCIQHQANAPRSNTGLGRNGQPVTGFGHVSAPREDARPTHMDTIVVGQQITANAPVMNPNPNPNPSSSSVLVPSGMEMNGVETMHQPGMYHRGSVGSGELSNISQILLDQQFMDMDRIISFDDGIFGTEYEGGGW; the protein is encoded by the exons ATGGATAACGGGAGTGAGCTAAGCCACcacggcgaggccgccgacggaggCGTTCTCGACGACTCCGGCGGCGCctccgaggcggcggcggcggccctgGCCTGCAActgctgccggcgccgcaaGCTGCGATGTTCCCGAGAAGTGCCTACGTGCCAACACTGTCGCAAGACAG GGAGCGAGTGTGTTTACCAGAAGCAAAAGTCCAAGCCAGGGATGAAGGCTGGGGCGATTGAGAACTTACATCGGCGACTGG ATGCTTTGGAAAGGGCTGTCCACCAGCAGGGACGCACGAACAATACGACGCGGGAGAGGAGCGGACATCCCGAGGCGGAGCATTCGCCCGGCCAGGAAGACTCTCCTGACACCAATGGCGGGCTCGAGAAGAACGCGTACAACAtcatggccttcttcgccaaAGAGTTGCAAAAGTTCAACTCCAGCAACAACACGTTGGCCGACGATGAacgacggcagcagcgaGAAGCCCCCGAGCAACAACCCACCCGGGCCAAGAGACGTCGAAtcaacgacggcgagcccAGTGTTGTTGCCGGCAGCATACCCGCATTGCCGGATGCAGAGACCATTCAGGTGGTCCTGCGAGCTTACTTTTCCCATGTCCATCAGTGGATCCCCATGATCCACGAAGCGAGGTTCCGTCGGCGGCTCGAACACTCGAGTGAGGCCGACGCCCTTGATGTCGTACTCCACGCCATGATCCTGTCTGCTTCGAGGTATATAGACGATGAAGACGTTGCTTCCAGCCTTTTCGGCTCTGTGCAGCAACGGGATGCCGTCAGAGACTGGGTCGTCTCGAACGCTATGCGTAACCTGAGCGTAGAGAGCCACCAAGCCCTTATTATTGTCGCCTTCAACGAT ATCGGCAGCGGTGAAGCAGCCAAAGCCTGGTCACTAGCCGGCTCCCTCACCCGGACCGTCGAGTATCTCCAGCTGacggtcgagctcgacgacgccgagaggCCGTCCCTGTCGCAGCCCTTCGTCTCGCTCGCCCCGCCGGGGAGCtggaccgaggccgaggagcggcggcgcgtCTTCTGGAACGTCTTCAAGCTCGACCGCTTCATCTCCGTCACCATGGGCTGGAACACGAGCCTCACCTCGGACGACGTGCGCCGCCGGCTCCCGTGCGACGGCATCCTCTGGCGCAAGGAGGACAAGGTCGCCACGCCCTACTTCGGCATCTGGGACAAGGCCGCCGGGCGGATCGGGAACCCCATCGCTTTCATCCCGTCCCACTACGCGCCGCCGGTTTCATCTCAAACcgtggcgacgacggcagcggcggcgtcgttgacggcggcggcggccgaagAGGAAAACCGGACCCCCTccgaggcggcgacgtcccCCGGGGCCGCGTCTGCCAGCGTCGACATGTCGACCGTCGGCGCGTTTGCCTATTCACTCGAGGCCACCGAGAGCCTCAGCCGAGTCACCAGCTACTTCCTGCAGCAGAAGATCAACATGCGAGACCAACGCGATATCAGCAGCTGGCTGACGCGTTTCAAGGAGCTCGACCTGCGTCTGGTGCA TTGGAAGATGCTCCTCCCCCTCAAGTGGCAGGCCAACACGGCCCGCCAGTCGACGCGGATGGACCCCAACCTCACGCTGGCGCACCTCACCCACAACGCCTCCATGATCCTGCTCCACCAGCTCATCGCCTTCCCGCCGGCCGAGTGGCCCTTCCGCGCCCGCCTGCCGAGCGTCCTGAGCGCCGACACGTGCCAGGCGGCCGCCGTGGAgatcgccatcatcacggAGAACTACCTGAAGCACGCGCCCCGCGCGGCGCCCGTGTCGAGCCAGTTCGCCTTCTGCGTCTACGTCGCCGCGCGCGTCCTGCTACTCCGGTGGCGGCACGAGCACGAACACGAAcacggccccggcggcggccccgcGCCCGAGTTTTGGTCTCTCGTGCGGATCCTCGACCAGATGGCGAGCCAGTGGGCCGGGCCGCATAGCCTGGAGCCCTCGCGGAACAACCTGGCCGGCAAGTACTCTAtcaagctggccgagatgcACGCTCGCTGCTGGGAGGATCCGTCGTTCACCATCAACGTGCTGGGATACACGACAGAGATCGACCATACGGCCACCTTCAGAAGCTCCCAGGTATACCCACCGGCAAGGGAAAAGTGTATCCAACACCAAGCCAACGCCCCGCGAAGTAATACAGGGCTTGGCAGAAATGGCCAGCCTGTCACGGGTTTTGGGCACGTATCTGCCCCTCGGGAGGATGCCAGACCGACCCACATGGATACCATCGTCGTGGGCCAGCAAATAACTGCCAACGCCCCGGTCATGAACCCGAACCCGAACCCAaacccgtcgtcgtcgtcagtcCTCGTCCCATCCGGGATGGAGATGAACGGCGTCGAAACGATGCACCAGCCGGGCATGTACCACAGAGGCAGCGTCGGCAGCGGGGAGCTGAGCAACATCTCCCAGATCCTGCTCGACCAGCAGTtcatggacatggacagGATCATCAgcttcgacgacggcatcttCGGCACGGAATAcgaagggggagggtggtAG